The following are encoded together in the Brassica napus cultivar Da-Ae chromosome A9, Da-Ae, whole genome shotgun sequence genome:
- the LOC106364444 gene encoding peroxidase 65-like, giving the protein MCLSRFVLLIFLVVVLPAVSADVAILRTDYYQKTCPDFNKIVREAVSTKQAQQPTTAAGTLRLFFHDCFLEGCDASVLIATNSFNKAERDDDLNESLPGDAFDIVNRIKTALELSCPGVVSCADILAQATRDLVTMVGGPYFDVKLGRKDGLESKAHKVQGNVPMPNQTVHDIHGMFKKNGFSLREMVALSGAHTIGFSHCKEFSDRLFGSKADPEINPRFATALKGLCKNHTVDDTIAAFNDVMTPGKFDNMYFKNLKRGLGLLASDHLLIKDNSTKPFVELYATNEKAFFEDFARAMEKMGTVGVKGDGEGEVRRRCDHFNNLNV; this is encoded by the coding sequence ATGTGTCTCTCTCGCTTCGTCCTCCTCATTTTTCTCGTTGTTGTTTTACCAGCCGTATCAGCTGATGTAGCTATCTTGAGAACGGATTACTACCAAAAAACGTGCCCTGATTTCAACAAAATCGTGCGTGAAGCCGTTTCAACGAAGCAAGCTCAACAGCCGACAACTGCGGCCGGGACACTTCGTCTATTTTTTCATGACTGTTTCCTTGAAGGTTGTGATGCATCTGTTTTAATAGCCACCAACTCGTTTAACAAAGCGGAACGTGATGATGATCTCAACGAATCCCTCCCAGGAGATGCTTTTGACATTGTGAATCGCATCAAGACAGCTCTCGAGCTGTCTTGTCCCGGTGTGGTATCATGCGCTGATATTTTAGCGCAGGCTACGCGTGACCTTGTCACGATGGTAGGAGGACCTTACTTCGACGTAAAGCTTGGTCGTAAGGACGGACTCGAATCCAAAGCACATAAAGTCCAAGGAAACGTCCCCATGCCTAACCAGACGGTCCATGACATCCATGGGATGTTCAAGAAAAACGGGTTTAGTCTACGTGAGATGGTAGCTTTAAGTGGAGCTCACACAATAGGATTTTCTCACTGTAAAGAGTTTAGTGACCGGCTCTTCGGATCAAAAGCTGATCCAGAAATCAACCCGCGATTCGCAACCGCTCTCAAAGGACTATGTAAAAACCACACTGTGGACGACACAATAGCGGCGTTTAACGATGTGATGACTCCGGGAAAATTCGACAACATGTACTTCAAGAATCTAAAGAGAGGACTAGGTTTATTAGCTTCCGACCACCTCCTTATTAAAGACAATAGCACAAAACCATTCGTTGAGCTTTATGCAACTAACGAGAAAGCATTCTTTGAGGATTTCGCACGTGCGATGGAGAAAATGGGCACGGTCGGCGTTAAGGGTGATGGGGAAGGAGAAGTGAGACGTAGGTGCGACCACTTCAACAATCTCAATGTATAG